Proteins found in one Parasteatoda tepidariorum isolate YZ-2023 chromosome 7, CAS_Ptep_4.0, whole genome shotgun sequence genomic segment:
- the LOC107444910 gene encoding uncharacterized protein codes for MEFGCHKTIPAKKFGKSLSFGALLGSLLFIAMMVIFLHTQRTPDRQLLVIEKSIVIASEPLQVIQSPLSTFLSRTFIPERGNSSETDTFYIEDDTESERVKDNSTDISANQLQPINDENATDSKATSKKRSFKAKVTLSKWHQDVLRNLVKEKLMKSSRKKNDTMRTIQ; via the exons ATGGAATTTGGATGTCACAAAACAATACCAgcaaaaaagtttggaaaatcGTTATCATTTGGGGCCTTATTAGG ATCATTACTTTTCATAGCCATGATGGTTATTTTTCTACATACCCAAAGAACACCGGATAGACAATTATTAGTCATCGAAAAATCAATAG TAATTGCAAGTGAGCCACTACAAGTTATACAAAGTCCGCTTTCAACATTTTTGTCAAGAACGTTCATCCCGGAGAGAGGAAATAGTTCTGAGACTGATACTTTCTATATAGAGGACGATACTGAATCAGAAAGGGTAAAAGATAACTCAACTGATATTTCAGCCAATCAACTTCAACCTATAAATGATGAAAATGCAACTGATTCTAAAGCAACCTCGAAAAAACGAAGTTTCAAAGCAAAAGTGACTCTCAGCAAATGGCATCAAGATGTACTACGAAATTTagtaaaag aaaaactgaTGAAGTCTTCCCGGAAAAAGAATGATACAATGAGAACAATTCAGTGA